The Solea solea chromosome 15, fSolSol10.1, whole genome shotgun sequence genome segment catatgtatatgtttgttgtaaaagtgtgtttcacatttttaactttgtaGGCTGTCATTGCTTACAACCCTAAATGTTTGAAAGGGGCATGAAAACACATATGTTAAGACTTTGCCTCCTTAAGTGTCTCAGAATTTAACTCTAGAATTACAAATGTCTATGCAAACACGTTGAGGCCCAAACACATGATTGCCAGGAATGTTTTAGCTCAGATTTGTGAGATGTTTTCTGTTTGACAAGTGTTTgttgtaaatataaaaatggaGCAAAGGAGCAAAAGTCATCATTGCAATTGACTGATTTGaaactttgttttaatgtggtcatgtttttggacataatGTCACAGCCCTAAAAGTTTTTGCTTTATATTGTGTTGCAGGTCTCCCCTGGGAGTAAAGCAGCTCAGGCCAATCTGTGTATCGGAGACATCATTTTGGCTATCGAAGGAGAGTCAGCAGAAAACATGACTCACTTGGAAGCGCAGAACAAGATTAAGGGCTGTATAGATGAGATGGTGCTCTCCATAGACAGGTAGGATGTAACAGCTTGTACCAGTCTGATGTAAATTGCCACAGGCTGGAAAAACACTGAGTAACTTGAGACAGTTCACCTACACTCAAGGTGTTCAGGGAGTGATGTTATGCTCTTAAAAGGGCatgtctgtcttttgtttttctaaaaggTCTATGTATGCTAAGCTGTGTAATGCAGTGTCATGTCCGTGTCAGAAATATTCTTATAGCAGATGGTTTTAAGTGGTAGGGATGTTAAACATACTTGAGCAGGCAGACTGAAGTCATTTTGACCATTCAAGTTTAGAAAAAATCAAGCAGCTGGCAATGGTACCTACAATAGCTGTGCTACAGTGAAACGCATTGTTCACTTGTGAAGAATATTAAGTGAAGTCATCGCAGTGTTCAATGGTTTTTCACTTACATGTTCATGTGCATCTACACAGGAAAAGACCCAGAAACAGAAAGATTAAAAACCAACATGAGAAGAATTATAAGCTATATTCTCCCTCCTCTGTCCCTCAGGTCGGAAGCTAAATTGTGGTCGCCACTTTCATGCAAGGAAGGGAAGACGCATCCATACAAGATGAATCTTGAATCAGAGCCtcaggtgtgtatgtgtcaagCTCAAACCTTCAGGCATCACCTGAGCTTTTACAAATTACTTGCCCAACTCTGTCATTTAGATAAAAATTGTGAGTGTTCCCATTCACAGGTAGCCATATATGTTCAGGAAGCTTGCGCATTCTTGTCCAACCACACCCGCAAAGGCTTGTGggttctttttctctttatagTGTCAATGATGAAGTCATTGTTTACTTTCCAACAGGAGGTTTCCTAGGAGACGGTAGTTTATCAGCCAAGCTCTGACGCAATCCACAGTCCCTGCCAGCTGAGTGGCCAAAGTGTGAAATCATGTAGGAAATGATGTGATGTCTTccagactctgtgtgtttcaCAAGTCACAGATGTTGCATATTTTTCTTATACACACAAAAGCACGTGTTTCAAGTGATTGTCTGGAGTTTTTCACTTTAATGCcactttagtttttgttatattttcaaACCACTGTATTGTTCTCTTTAAGTTAATGTAACATTGTTCCATGCAAGTactgttttttgtcttttctttttgtacattTACTTTCTTTCTGAGACTCTGGGGTATTCTGTAATTAACATGTCAGATGCTTGACGCACGAGCTATGTTGAGAGGCtttttccatgtttccactgTAAAGCATGGGCTTCATTTTGTGGTATTTATGTGCCCACTTTAATGGCATGCCAGTGTGATGATGTTAACTGGTTAGCTACAATTAAGGCTGACTCCAGAGTCCAGACTGATAAATTATGTGTGACTTTGTATCTAACTGGAAGCAGTTTAtgaagaaaaagacattttcacttAAGAAAAGTTTAAACATTACTGATTTCTATTGAAACAACTGAACCACATGTGCTACTACAATCGTAACTGCATGGGGTTTTACTTGTTCATTGAAAATTGTTGTGGCCACCTTTTGCATCAAGTTTGTCGTACATGTGTGTTGCATGTGTCGGATAGTGTCAAATACCTGCACTCCCTAACTTCCGGTCTGGTTAACCTTTAACAgaagtgtttgatttttacaGGAGGTGAAACACATTGGGTCCACCCACAACAGGAGCGCCCTGCCGTTTGCTGGTTTTGGCCCTAAAGTTGTGACCAACCAGTACAACAGTCCCTCTGGTCTGTACTCTTCAGAGAACATCAAGAACTTCAACTCGGCTGTGGACGAGGTGAAGACCATCGCTACAGCCAATGAAGCCACCAGCAAGTAAGAGAAAGTTAAAATTAAACTACTTTAGTGCAGTCCAACTGACGACGGTGTCCCAAGAGGGTCAGGATTAATACAACACTAATGCCAAAACTAAGCCAAAGCTACTATGGTCTTTGGAGGTTGAGGTTTAAGAAAGTACACATCGAATAAATCTGGTAAACCATTAGGTTTCTTTAGGATGCTGCAATTTCAGAATTAGTCAAATTGCATCTCCACTCTGCAATTCCATGCTTTTTCTTACtgtattatgtatatattagaCTTGCAGTAGAGAATCAAATTAATTCCTCACTGTTCTCTTGTGTGATAGCTTTTACCCAACTCTCTTTTATTGCAAAACTCTTTTACAGCACACATGAGttgaaagaaattaaaaagtgaAGTATAATAATGACACTAAGAATAATTTTGATTGGTTTAATTTTAACTGTTTgaatttgctgatttttattgatttatttatgagcTTGTTCATCACAAACTGAGCTTGTAAGTTTGTACTTTGTACCAAGTACTCAGTGCTCTGAGTACTTGCCCCAgaattaatgttgttgtgatggtCAAACAAGTGGAGGTATTCAGAGTGTGCTCAACTATAGGGGGATTATATTAAGAATCTCATACCACTTAGTTTAGCTTTTAAGACCCCAAAATGTTATGAGACGATATTAAACCATATCACAATattaagaacaaaaacaaatctgaagacagtttttattattatttcagctcAGATTTTGTCAGCTTGTGATTTTCTTTCATggctttttgggggggggggatttttacCTATTGCTGACATACTTGCTTTGTAGATCTCCTTCAGATCCGTCAAAAATGAACAAGCGGCCGCCTGTGACTGCAGATTCAGAGGTCTACAAGATGCTACAGGAAAACCAAGAGTCCGATGAGCCTCCACGACAGTCGGCTTCTTTCAAGGTGCTTCAGGAGATCCTTGAGACTGGTACGAATCCCGCTTATTATTCACAGTTTCTATAgaggagcattttttttacaatgcatGCTTTCTGTGGAAATCACAAATACATTCATTGGGTTTTTCTgttgaataaatgtgtaaaatcagaATATATGTTCagatctcagtgtgtgtgatatttgtagGTGACCCTGATAAACCTTCAGGGTTCAGGAGTGTGAAGGCACCCACGACAAAGATCGGCTCATCACTGGGGGGTGTAGAGAAGTTACCCATCTGTGACAAATGTGGATCTGGGATTGTGTAAGTATTTTATGATTCTGCTGTACTGTCttatataaaacacacaaaagatttATAACTTCcagatctgtttttatttctacacTGATAAGATTCTGGCATCTTTTATGTGCCGATATGCTGTTTATCTTGTTCTGTCTGATGACATTTGGTAAAAGATAAGATGTGGTGCAACACAAAGAGCCCAAGAACGTCTCAGGATTTTGTCTCCCTCTTGTGGCTGAATCTAGTAAAAACCACCAGATGAACCTTGACTGAAGctcagtttttgtctttttatcacTTGCAGTAGTCTTGAAATACATCATAtttcattagaaaaaaaatgtttgtattcattttgAGTGGGCTTACTGTATGTGATGAGAAGATAGTGTGTAATGTGATCTTTACATCTGCACTTCAGGGGGAT includes the following:
- the pdlim1 gene encoding PDZ and LIM domain protein 1 produces the protein MPVRVVMQGPGPWGFRLVGGKDFEQPLAVSRVSPGSKAAQANLCIGDIILAIEGESAENMTHLEAQNKIKGCIDEMVLSIDRSEAKLWSPLSCKEGKTHPYKMNLESEPQEVKHIGSTHNRSALPFAGFGPKVVTNQYNSPSGLYSSENIKNFNSAVDEVKTIATANEATSKSPSDPSKMNKRPPVTADSEVYKMLQENQESDEPPRQSASFKVLQEILETGDPDKPSGFRSVKAPTTKIGSSLGGVEKLPICDKCGSGIVGIVVKLRDKFRHPECYTCTDCETNLKQKGHFFVEDQIYCEKHARERTTPPEGYDVVTVFPK